A genomic window from Salvia hispanica cultivar TCC Black 2014 chromosome 5, UniMelb_Shisp_WGS_1.0, whole genome shotgun sequence includes:
- the LOC125190177 gene encoding protein SLOW WALKER 1-like isoform X1, with protein MAESFPVKPKLRPTSSKLTPTPEAKYWRSFKIPKDIETTPSKSFTFPINSIAFSPTAPHDFVATHSASVSIFSGKTLDPKPPISSFSDTAAAVSFRCDGKLLAAGDLTGTVHVFDAKSRSHLRRLKGHTAAVRLVNYPRAADKLHLFSGGDDSVIKYWDVTTEKCVFNLLGHKDYVRCGDASPISDEMFVSGSYDHRVRVWDVRVSNSGSVLELNHEKPVESVIYLPSGGLIATAGGNFVKIWDVIGGGKLLYSMESHIKTVTALCMGNVARGSGEEEAEGNRILSVALDGYMKVFDYAKLKITHSMRFPEPLLSVGFSPDCSTRVIGTSKGNLYIGRRKAKVESEEVGVANLQWKIVDDEPGRKVLRPSYFRYFQRGQNLKPSEGDYLINRPKKVKMAEFDKLLKKFRHREALVAALNKRNPESVVAVMEELVARRKLVKCVSNLDMEELGLLLAFLQKYSTMPRYAGLLTRLANKVVELRAEDIRSSDQLRNYIRNLKRDVEEEIRIQQSLLEIQGIISPMLMIAARRAYDSKNWTGIAEIEMEE; from the exons ATGGCGGAATCCTTCCCTGTTAAGCCGAAGCTCCGCCCCACCTCCAGCAAACTCACTCCCACCCCGGAGGCCAAATACTGGCGATCCTTCAAAATTCCTAAAGACATCGAAACCACACCATCTAAATCCTTCACTTTCCCAATAAATTCCATCGCCTTTTCGCCCACAGCCCCTCACGATTTCGTCGCCACGCATTCCGCCAGCGTCTCCATCTTCTCCGGCAAAACTCTGGACCCTAAACCCCCAATCTCCTCCTTCTCCgacaccgccgccgccgtctccTTCCGCTGCGACGGAAAACTCCTCGCCGCCGGAGACTTGACCGGCACCGTCCACGTGTTCGATGCAAAGTCCCGCAGCCACCTCCGCCGTCTGAAAGGCCACACCGCCGCCGTCCGGTTAGTAAATTACCCTCGCGCCGCAGATAAGCTCCACCTCTTTTCCGGCGGAGACGATTCGGTAATTAAGTATTGGGATGTCACAACGGAGAAATGCGTGTTTAATCTGCTAGGGCACAAGGATTATGTGCGCTGCGGCGATGCTTCCCCGATTAGTGATGAAATGTTCGTTTCCGGATCGTACGAtcatagggttagggtttgggATGTGCGAGTCTCGAATTCGGGCTCTGTGTTGGAATTGAATCACGAGAAGCCGGTGGAGAGTGTGATTTACCTCCCCTCCGGTGGCCTAATTGCCACGGCCGGTGGGAATTTCGTGAAGATATGGGATGTGATTGGTGGTGGGAAGCTGCTGTATTCGATGGAGAGCCATATCAAGACCGTTACCGCCCTCTGTATGGGGAATGTCGCGCGAGGGAGTGGAGAGGAAGAAGCCGAGGGGAATAGGATATTGAGTGTTGCATTGGATGGATATATGAAGGTGTTTGATTATGCCAAATTGAAGATCACTCACTCCATGAGGTTCCCTGAGCCACTTCTCTCAGTTGGATTTTCGCCTGATTGCTCGACTCGTGTTATAGGGACATCCAAAGGGAACTTGTATATCGGTAGAAGGAAGGCGAAGGTGGAGAGTGAGGAGGTGGGAGTTGCTAATTTGCAGTGGAAAATTGTGGATGATGAGCCGGGCAGGAAGGTTCTAAGGCCTTCGTATTTTAGGTACTTCCAACGAGGGCAGAACTTGAAGCCCTCGGAAGGGGATTACTTGATCAACAGGCCGAAGAAGGTGAAGATGGCTGAGTTTGATAAGCTGTTGAAGAAGTTTAGGCACAGGGAGGCGCTGGTAGCTGCTTTGAATAAGAGAAATCCGGAGAGTGTCGTGGCTGTGATGGAGGAGTTGGTGGCGCGTAGGAAGTTGGTGAAATGTGTATCCAATTTGGACATGGAGGAGCTCGGGTTGCTGTTGGCGTTTCTGCAGAAGTACTCCACCATGCCACGATACGCAGGGCTGCTGACGAGGTTGGCGAATAAGGTTGTCGAGTTGAGGGCGGAGGATATAAGATCTTCAGATCAACTAAGAAATTATATTAGGAATCTGAAGAGAGATGTTGAGGAGGAGATCAGAATACAGCAGTCTTTGCTTGAAATACAGGGGATAATTTCACCGATGCTGATGATTGCTGCTAGAAG AGCTTATGATTCCAAGAATTGGACGGGAATAGCGGAGATCGAGATGGAAGAGTGA
- the LOC125190177 gene encoding protein SLOW WALKER 1-like isoform X3: protein MAESFPVKPKLRPTSSKLTPTPEAKYWRSFKIPKDIETTPSKSFTFPINSIAFSPTAPHDFVATHSASVSIFSGKTLDPKPPISSFSDTAAAVSFRCDGKLLAAGDLTGTVHVFDAKSRSHLRRLKGHTAAVRLVNYPRAADKLHLFSGGDDSVIKYWDVTTEKCVFNLLGHKDYVRCGDASPISDEMFVSGSYDHRVRVWDVRVSNSGSVLELNHEKPVESVIYLPSGGLIATAGGNFVKIWDVIGGGKLLYSMESHIKTVTALCMGNVARGSGEEEAEGNRILSVALDGYMKVFDYAKLKITHSMRFPEPLLSVGFSPDCSTRVIGTSKGNLYIGRRKAKVESEEVGVANLQWKIVDDEPGRKVLRPSYFRYFQRGQNLKPSEGDYLINRPKKVKMAEFDKLLKKFRHREALVAALNKRNPESVVAVMEELVARRKLVKCVSNLDMEELGLLLAFLQKYSTMPRYAGLLTRLANKVVELRAEDIRSSDQLRNYIRNLKRDVEEEIRIQQSLLEIQGIISPMLMIAARR from the coding sequence ATGGCGGAATCCTTCCCTGTTAAGCCGAAGCTCCGCCCCACCTCCAGCAAACTCACTCCCACCCCGGAGGCCAAATACTGGCGATCCTTCAAAATTCCTAAAGACATCGAAACCACACCATCTAAATCCTTCACTTTCCCAATAAATTCCATCGCCTTTTCGCCCACAGCCCCTCACGATTTCGTCGCCACGCATTCCGCCAGCGTCTCCATCTTCTCCGGCAAAACTCTGGACCCTAAACCCCCAATCTCCTCCTTCTCCgacaccgccgccgccgtctccTTCCGCTGCGACGGAAAACTCCTCGCCGCCGGAGACTTGACCGGCACCGTCCACGTGTTCGATGCAAAGTCCCGCAGCCACCTCCGCCGTCTGAAAGGCCACACCGCCGCCGTCCGGTTAGTAAATTACCCTCGCGCCGCAGATAAGCTCCACCTCTTTTCCGGCGGAGACGATTCGGTAATTAAGTATTGGGATGTCACAACGGAGAAATGCGTGTTTAATCTGCTAGGGCACAAGGATTATGTGCGCTGCGGCGATGCTTCCCCGATTAGTGATGAAATGTTCGTTTCCGGATCGTACGAtcatagggttagggtttgggATGTGCGAGTCTCGAATTCGGGCTCTGTGTTGGAATTGAATCACGAGAAGCCGGTGGAGAGTGTGATTTACCTCCCCTCCGGTGGCCTAATTGCCACGGCCGGTGGGAATTTCGTGAAGATATGGGATGTGATTGGTGGTGGGAAGCTGCTGTATTCGATGGAGAGCCATATCAAGACCGTTACCGCCCTCTGTATGGGGAATGTCGCGCGAGGGAGTGGAGAGGAAGAAGCCGAGGGGAATAGGATATTGAGTGTTGCATTGGATGGATATATGAAGGTGTTTGATTATGCCAAATTGAAGATCACTCACTCCATGAGGTTCCCTGAGCCACTTCTCTCAGTTGGATTTTCGCCTGATTGCTCGACTCGTGTTATAGGGACATCCAAAGGGAACTTGTATATCGGTAGAAGGAAGGCGAAGGTGGAGAGTGAGGAGGTGGGAGTTGCTAATTTGCAGTGGAAAATTGTGGATGATGAGCCGGGCAGGAAGGTTCTAAGGCCTTCGTATTTTAGGTACTTCCAACGAGGGCAGAACTTGAAGCCCTCGGAAGGGGATTACTTGATCAACAGGCCGAAGAAGGTGAAGATGGCTGAGTTTGATAAGCTGTTGAAGAAGTTTAGGCACAGGGAGGCGCTGGTAGCTGCTTTGAATAAGAGAAATCCGGAGAGTGTCGTGGCTGTGATGGAGGAGTTGGTGGCGCGTAGGAAGTTGGTGAAATGTGTATCCAATTTGGACATGGAGGAGCTCGGGTTGCTGTTGGCGTTTCTGCAGAAGTACTCCACCATGCCACGATACGCAGGGCTGCTGACGAGGTTGGCGAATAAGGTTGTCGAGTTGAGGGCGGAGGATATAAGATCTTCAGATCAACTAAGAAATTATATTAGGAATCTGAAGAGAGATGTTGAGGAGGAGATCAGAATACAGCAGTCTTTGCTTGAAATACAGGGGATAATTTCACCGATGCTGATGATTGCTGCTAGAAGGTGA
- the LOC125190177 gene encoding protein SLOW WALKER 1-like isoform X2: protein MAESFPVKPKLRPTSSKLTPTPEAKYWRSFKIPKDIETTPSKSFTFPINSIAFSPTAPHDFVATHSASVSIFSGKTLDPKPPISSFSDTAAAVSFRCDGKLLAAGDLTGTVHVFDAKSRSHLRRLKGHTAAVRLVNYPRAADKLHLFSGGDDSVIKYWDVTTEKCVFNLLGHKDYVRCGDASPISDEMFVSGSYDHRVRVWDVRVSNSGSVLELNHEKPVESVIYLPSGGLIATAGGNFVKIWDVIGGGKLLYSMESHIKTVTALCMGNVARGSGEEEAEGNRILSVALDGYMKVFDYAKLKITHSMRFPEPLLSVGFSPDCSTRVIGTSKGNLYIGRRKAKVESEEVGVANLQWKIVDDEPGRKVLRPSYFRYFQRGQNLKPSEGDYLINRPKKVKMAEFDKLLKKFRHREALVAALNKRNPESVVAVMEELVARRKLVKCVSNLDMEELGLLLAFLQKYSTMPRYAGLLTRLANKVVELRAEDIRSSDQLRNYIRNLKRDVEEEIRIQQSLLEIQGIISPMLMIAARRLELMIPRIGRE, encoded by the exons ATGGCGGAATCCTTCCCTGTTAAGCCGAAGCTCCGCCCCACCTCCAGCAAACTCACTCCCACCCCGGAGGCCAAATACTGGCGATCCTTCAAAATTCCTAAAGACATCGAAACCACACCATCTAAATCCTTCACTTTCCCAATAAATTCCATCGCCTTTTCGCCCACAGCCCCTCACGATTTCGTCGCCACGCATTCCGCCAGCGTCTCCATCTTCTCCGGCAAAACTCTGGACCCTAAACCCCCAATCTCCTCCTTCTCCgacaccgccgccgccgtctccTTCCGCTGCGACGGAAAACTCCTCGCCGCCGGAGACTTGACCGGCACCGTCCACGTGTTCGATGCAAAGTCCCGCAGCCACCTCCGCCGTCTGAAAGGCCACACCGCCGCCGTCCGGTTAGTAAATTACCCTCGCGCCGCAGATAAGCTCCACCTCTTTTCCGGCGGAGACGATTCGGTAATTAAGTATTGGGATGTCACAACGGAGAAATGCGTGTTTAATCTGCTAGGGCACAAGGATTATGTGCGCTGCGGCGATGCTTCCCCGATTAGTGATGAAATGTTCGTTTCCGGATCGTACGAtcatagggttagggtttgggATGTGCGAGTCTCGAATTCGGGCTCTGTGTTGGAATTGAATCACGAGAAGCCGGTGGAGAGTGTGATTTACCTCCCCTCCGGTGGCCTAATTGCCACGGCCGGTGGGAATTTCGTGAAGATATGGGATGTGATTGGTGGTGGGAAGCTGCTGTATTCGATGGAGAGCCATATCAAGACCGTTACCGCCCTCTGTATGGGGAATGTCGCGCGAGGGAGTGGAGAGGAAGAAGCCGAGGGGAATAGGATATTGAGTGTTGCATTGGATGGATATATGAAGGTGTTTGATTATGCCAAATTGAAGATCACTCACTCCATGAGGTTCCCTGAGCCACTTCTCTCAGTTGGATTTTCGCCTGATTGCTCGACTCGTGTTATAGGGACATCCAAAGGGAACTTGTATATCGGTAGAAGGAAGGCGAAGGTGGAGAGTGAGGAGGTGGGAGTTGCTAATTTGCAGTGGAAAATTGTGGATGATGAGCCGGGCAGGAAGGTTCTAAGGCCTTCGTATTTTAGGTACTTCCAACGAGGGCAGAACTTGAAGCCCTCGGAAGGGGATTACTTGATCAACAGGCCGAAGAAGGTGAAGATGGCTGAGTTTGATAAGCTGTTGAAGAAGTTTAGGCACAGGGAGGCGCTGGTAGCTGCTTTGAATAAGAGAAATCCGGAGAGTGTCGTGGCTGTGATGGAGGAGTTGGTGGCGCGTAGGAAGTTGGTGAAATGTGTATCCAATTTGGACATGGAGGAGCTCGGGTTGCTGTTGGCGTTTCTGCAGAAGTACTCCACCATGCCACGATACGCAGGGCTGCTGACGAGGTTGGCGAATAAGGTTGTCGAGTTGAGGGCGGAGGATATAAGATCTTCAGATCAACTAAGAAATTATATTAGGAATCTGAAGAGAGATGTTGAGGAGGAGATCAGAATACAGCAGTCTTTGCTTGAAATACAGGGGATAATTTCACCGATGCTGATGATTGCTGCTAGAAG ATTAGAGCTTATGATTCCAAGAATTGGACGGGAATAG